A stretch of DNA from Cannabis sativa cultivar Pink pepper isolate KNU-18-1 chromosome X, ASM2916894v1, whole genome shotgun sequence:
ACTCTATGAGTGATATGGTAGATATTACATTCATCATTGTTGAGGGCTATACTCAACTACAAGAAATTGATGCTCTcacattcttttatttttaaagtgacTGGATATGCAGTTTCTTTTGATTTCATTGATATAAAATTTCTTAAAGTTGTTtgagtttcttttattttacaatCTTGTATCCAATTTCCTTAAGGCACAAAtcatttatgttctttgatttgttaatgcTTTTTGGTGGATGTTGATTGAATTTGGTTGGAGTATATTTCCTTCCTCAATTCTGTTATGTATAATGATTTTATATCAatacaacaatttttatttcaaaaaaaaatatttaaaattaatttttttgaaaaaataattaatttattaatcaaacaatgtttattttaagtgtaaatttcaaTAAGAATAACTCTTAAACCAAGCATTTTTATTAGATAGcacataaatatatgtatataatatattgtcatatcagtaaataTTATTCTATTCTGATTAAATGTTGGGTTAGATTCGGTGATTATTAATTGAGGACGTGTtaaacactaaaaaaaaatgaaataaagaaaaaaaaatgtaaaagcaGAGAGGAGAGGTGAGGTGATGTAAGAAAAATTCCCACAAAAATTCACATGCACACACGCAGATGGACACGTGGCGAGAAATGGGTCGTCGGTATCTTAAGCTCCCAAAAGACAAACTGTCTGAGATGAGATTGTATGGCTTTGGTATCCTAATCCCTTCTCCACTATCCCATACCAATGGATACCACCCTTCTCCTCACCTTGTCTTCCATGGCTAAGCGACCTTGTCCTTCTCAAAACCCTACAATCCAAAACCCTAACCTCGATTTCGACATGGATGACCATATCGACCACCTCCTTGAGACAATCCTTCTTCGACAGTATTCCCCTCCCACCGATTCATCCCTAGCCCCATcctcttcttcttattcttcttccATCGATCTCTCCTTTGAGAGGCTCCTCGACTCCAGGACCTCCGATTCGGATCAAACTCAGCTCATCGATCGCGCCATGGGTTTGGGAACTCTACTCCTTGAAGCTGGTAAGCGTTCTGCCAGAAAACGCGCCTCAAAGCACAATTCTCTTGCCTGGGCTCTCCCTCCTGACCTCACCATCAAGGTACGTTTTGGATTTAAATTCTTTTGAATGTTTAATTCGTTATTTAATTGGAACACTATCATTTGCTcgatttgttaattttttatgttatgttGTTGTAATTGGGAACTGATTATTTGTATGCGAATCGGATGACTTTAGAATATCGTTTTGATTGCTATCTTTGAGGTTTTTATGGCTCCTTGACTGTTTTTAAGTATTCTTATTCTGCTATTTGCAATCTTTTAGGTGATAATCAGTCAAAGTGAACTTCTTAAATAGTATTGTAATTACAAACCTAGCAATAATACCAAATCAATGTAATGTGGCTTGTGAGTCTATTCATGAAAGAAAGGATGCtgattgattttttattattattatttttggtggGTTAACCAGCCATTTCATATAGAAATATCGATGAATGGTTTTAGAATCATCCGTACATTAATATACGAGTAGTTTAAACATTTGACTGGGCAAAGGTTAATTAATAGCTAGGATTTCTTTTTGTATTTCATGATATATGGATCATTGCAAAGTTAGCATATTTTATTTGGACGATTATAATACTTTAGACATTAGGAGGTCGAGTCTTCAgtgctattattttaatatctacTACTATGACTGGTAGCACTCTGGAAGGAAAGAAAGCATCTTCACACTTGATGTTTTGTGATGGATGTGCAGGTCTTTTCCATGCTTGACACACAAAGCCTTTGTTATGCAGCGGCTACTTGTTCTATGTTTAACAAATGTGCTATAGATCCCTCTTGCTATGCCAACCTTGATCTGACAACTGATGTCCCCAAAGTTAACAATGCAGTAGTATCCACAATGATCCACCGAGCAGGGAAATCCCTTCAGTAAGAATTCCTCACTCAGAAACCTTAGATCTTTTCAGAGAATTTTGTCACAATTTTTATGGTAGTAGGAGTGATTTGTGAGCAACTGGATATCTAATTTTCAGTAGATGTAATTATGCATTGAGATTGGATGGCATCTTATTATACGTGTTTCATTTTCTGTTGTATTTATTAAATGGTTATGCAGGTCTTTAAAGCTTGGTGTAGTTCAAGGCCCAAATGTATTGGCTGGATCCTGTCAGCCATTAGTTTATACAATTAGAAATTCTGTAGAAGTATCTAACTTTTCATGGAACGACAAACGATCTAGACAAGGGAAAGAGTCGTCTATTCTTACCCGATCTTGTTTAAGCCCTTTAGTTGGTGACAATGGTGCTCCAGGGTATTactaaatttatgaaatttatcAATTAGATGTATACAAAAATTACCTTTTCctgtttatttttatacttttcttTGACTTGTTCTTACAGGACCCTTTTGAGAAGGTTGCACCTTTACAATATTGAAAGAATGGATAACACATCACTTTGTGGGGCATTGACAGCCTGCCCCTCTCTCCTTGATTTGGAAATCGTTGGCCTGTAAGTTACTTTGAAATGAATTTCTTTTgtgcatcattttttttttcagacacttaaaaagtaattattttattatctaaCATATGATGCAATATTGTTGGCAGCAATTTGCATATATAGTTTTGTGGCTTCTGCAGATAGATTTTATCTACATGGTTGTTGTATAAAAACATATTGATTTTCATTaacattttttgtttttgttttactaTTTAGTCATGTTGAATTGAGGCAAACATTGATGTCAGTTAGTGCAAACTGTCATCTGATCGAGCGTTTGTtctttgaatcttcaaaaacaGGTATAAAATCCCTCTCATTAGGTTcttaaattttaacccaaaatttTTCTTAACCAAACTGTGTCTTGAATGACAGGTAGAGATGACAGTTTGAAGTCGCCAACCTGCGTTGAATTCGTGAATAATTGCCCTAATCTGAATTCATTGGCCCTTAGGGGATTTAAGCTGCATGATTATAAAGTTCGCATACTTGTTAAGGTACAACCAAGCATCTCAAGATTTAATACACCCAAGATTCATATATAGATATGTATGTTTTGGTTGTTAAACCTTTCTTTCTATGTACTTAGATGGATTTATTGTATGGCTCTAAAATGGCTAAACTTATGTAAACAATCAGTTGCTTTTACAAATGCTAAgacattttatattttgttcttTGTAGTATTTTCTTCTGATCCCTTAAATAGTCTTTGTTTGAAATTTCAGCAGCATAAGATATGAGTATTATCTGGCTAAAATAAATTGTTTTATGGTAAAATGTAATAATCTAATATTTTATGGGTGCTCGTGCAGGgatttagaaaattaaaatatgttgaCTTTTCAACTTCCTATTCTATCACTGGAACTTTTCTGAGGTCAGTTATCATATTTATAAGTGGATGAAGTCTCATAGAAATCTATTGAACAATTCCCATATTAGACATGTTCCATTGTTTAGTACATCTGATACATGAAAAACATTTGTCTTTCAGGAACCTTGGAAGCAGCATTGGGGGAAATTTGCTAGAATTCTTGATTTTACGGGACTGCATGCATCTCAAAGAGGTGAGAACTATTAATAGCCCTACCCATTTGTCCCCATTCCAAATTTTCTCTTTGTTAATGATCTAAATTTTCTTTTGCAGGTTGAAGTTGCTCGACTTTTGACTACTATTATCACAGGGGATTTCAAGTACCTCAGAACTCTTGTaggttttcatgttatttactTCTTGTGACAAAGACCTTCATATAAAGCTTCCACTTAGTGTTACCCTTGCATTATTGATCTTCTGATACTTGTAGTGCAGTTTGATGTTTGAGTtcaattctaatttttttttccatttgtACTACCTCGAGCAGGACATATCCAATAGGGAAGGTTTGGCTTCAGAGAGTGACTGGTATGATAGATGTTACACCTCTAGGTAAATCCTCTTTGATTTTATTGGATTGGGAAGGATGTTTAGAACATTATTTATTTCACAATGAAAATATTTGATCTCTGCCTCCTTTGCTTTATCTTCAGACTGTTTTCAAGGCTAGTCTTACcggtaataatatattttttccccTTCAACATCATGCAGTGTAATCCCAATAAAGCAGATGTTGGATGCAAGACCTGATATTTGTTTGTTGGCTGAGTTTCCATCAGAAGGAAGGTTGGTTTATTCTTCAGTAATTGTTGTTGGCTTTGGAACTACAAAAATTTCACTTATGATGATAAAAACAATTAGTAGTAGGAGATATATTTACCGATCTCATATTGGGTGTGGATTGTTTTGCAGTTACATTGAGATTGATCAAATGTTTGAGAGTGAGCTAAATAGTGATATCAGTCTGCCATCACAACTGAGCAGTCATACTTCAGATGGATCAATGTTTATGAGTTTTTCTGAAAGCAGTTACAATAGTGACCATGGTAGTGGCAATGAGGATGGTCGAGATGCaggttttgttgtttttgaggAAAGCTCAGATGAGGTTGACTTTATTGTTGTGTGAAATAAGTATCTAGTATGGCAAGGATTGAAATTTGTGGAACAATTGGATTAGGTACTCCCTCACACCCTCATAATTACAAACACATATTCTTGCAGGTTGCAGGTTGTTTCTACTGATTGCATCATCATGTGGATTTCAGCTTCATAACTTGTGTTTGTGTCACTTTACATTACATTTGTTGCTAATTGCATGTGCATTACAAAGACTGGTCAAAGTTTTCGATTCCTATTTTCTACACAGATAAACACAGTTTTCAGTACATTCTTATACCCCTAAAAGAAAAAAGGGAAGAAGGAGCGTGCTGCATTtttcagaacatatagttaaATTATCTGTTCATAAACTTGTATCACTGCATTTTGTACAAGGTAACAGTACTCTTATCACCCTGTGCACATGTTTTGACAAACAGCGTAGAGGTGCTACAGAATTCGGAGGCTCTATCTAACACAGCTTGATCAAGTGTGGTTGGCAAAATTGAGTCACATAACAGTGATTATGGCATCTCATCCTTGCCCCTGTGCCACTTTGGAAGCTGTACAAGCATTTCAGCTTATGGTTGTTTGAGTTCTCATGCTTGAGAGCAAGATGTAGTCATTTGAAGGGCCTTCCAAATGTTTTTCTTTGGCTTCATTTCCATTGTTAATCACATCATTCAGAGGTCGATAGTTATCTTTTTTTAACTCCCTTTCAATTTGCACCGAAAGAGCTCTTCACAAATTCATTATGGTTTGTCGTTAATATCTTAGCTCAGAAACGGGCAAAACATGTTGCAGGGTCATAACATTATTTACGaaccaaaaagaaaagaagacaaTAAAAGGGGACATCGCAAGTGACTGACTACATGTATGTATAGTACTAGTTTTTCCTTGGTTTTTCTGGTTAAATGGAATTTTGGCGTTAGATTGTAAGTTTTTTGTTATGATTAGTGTTGTTATATAGGCGGGTAATCCCTGCATATTTTCCATTGGAGACGAGGTTGTGAATGGGGCGGGTAATATTCAAAGTGGAcccatttattta
This window harbors:
- the LOC115703805 gene encoding F-box protein SKIP17 isoform X1, whose product is MDTTLLLTLSSMAKRPCPSQNPTIQNPNLDFDMDDHIDHLLETILLRQYSPPTDSSLAPSSSSYSSSIDLSFERLLDSRTSDSDQTQLIDRAMGLGTLLLEAGKRSARKRASKHNSLAWALPPDLTIKVFSMLDTQSLCYAAATCSMFNKCAIDPSCYANLDLTTDVPKVNNAVVSTMIHRAGKSLQSLKLGVVQGPNVLAGSCQPLVYTIRNSVEVSNFSWNDKRSRQGKESSILTRSCLSPLVGDNGAPGTLLRRLHLYNIERMDNTSLCGALTACPSLLDLEIVGLHVELRQTLMSVSANCHLIERLFFESSKTGRDDSLKSPTCVEFVNNCPNLNSLALRGFKLHDYKVRILVKGFRKLKYVDFSTSYSITGTFLRNLGSSIGGNLLEFLILRDCMHLKEVEVARLLTTIITGDFKYLRTLDISNREGLASESDWYDRCYTSSVIPIKQMLDARPDICLLAEFPSEGRLVYSSVIVVGFGTTKISLMMIKTISSRRYIYRSHIGCGLFCSYIEIDQMFESELNSDISLPSQLSSHTSDGSMFMSFSESSYNSDHGSGNEDGRDAGFVVFEESSDEVDFIVV
- the LOC115703805 gene encoding F-box protein SKIP17 isoform X2, coding for MDTTLLLTLSSMAKRPCPSQNPTIQNPNLDFDMDDHIDHLLETILLRQYSPPTDSSLAPSSSSYSSSIDLSFERLLDSRTSDSDQTQLIDRAMGLGTLLLEAGKRSARKRASKHNSLAWALPPDLTIKVFSMLDTQSLCYAAATCSMFNKCAIDPSCYANLDLTTDVPKVNNAVVSTMIHRAGKSLQSLKLGVVQGPNVLAGSCQPLVYTIRNSVEVSNFSWNDKRSRQGKESSILTRSCLSPLVGDNGAPGTLLRRLHLYNIERMDNTSLCGALTACPSLLDLEIVGLHVELRQTLMSVSANCHLIERLFFESSKTGRDDSLKSPTCVEFVNNCPNLNSLALRGFKLHDYKVRILVKGFRKLKYVDFSTSYSITGTFLRNLGSSIGGNLLEFLILRDCMHLKEVEVARLLTTIITGDFKYLRTLDISNREGLASESDWYDRCYTSSVIPIKQMLDARPDICLLAEFPSEGSYIEIDQMFESELNSDISLPSQLSSHTSDGSMFMSFSESSYNSDHGSGNEDGRDAGFVVFEESSDEVDFIVV